A single genomic interval of Aureliella helgolandensis harbors:
- a CDS encoding tyrosine-type recombinase/integrase, giving the protein MPTTLESVVTKYLRTGSPAQRTREEYSTTLRKWSRWSGVVPLERLGRKEIREFLDWVHEDAASRAGTNPGRTTNKVRSHLRAALSWAWENDILDVLPRFPRHKPQRDVAGKHYLTKSEINALYFATHQMRSPRGWNEAWPVGRYWRAALVVFFNYGVDTGTVWKTLPFHEPIRWRHISWGRQSPDRELKESSPWGWLYYRRVKTGKAFWRPMNRTVRLHLKSLCPDEPDPDAPVFLGGGTRPNIRFRQLCKLAGISPKRDIESGDERLWVLKDLRKTCATYYDEHVPESSVEILGHSAGGITYRHYAHRAPLAFRAILGLPQPSSFKTLARGFEGQCPCCRRKFEEADS; this is encoded by the coding sequence ATGCCGACGACACTTGAATCTGTAGTAACGAAGTACCTTCGCACGGGTAGCCCGGCACAGCGAACCCGCGAGGAATACAGCACGACCCTCCGCAAGTGGTCACGGTGGAGCGGAGTGGTGCCGCTTGAACGTCTTGGCAGGAAAGAGATCCGAGAGTTTCTTGATTGGGTTCACGAAGACGCTGCATCGCGTGCGGGAACCAATCCGGGACGCACTACGAATAAGGTCCGCTCGCATTTGCGAGCAGCTCTATCTTGGGCATGGGAAAACGACATTTTAGACGTTCTACCGCGATTTCCCAGACACAAGCCACAACGAGACGTCGCTGGCAAACACTATTTAACGAAATCCGAGATCAATGCTCTCTACTTTGCAACACATCAGATGAGGAGCCCTCGAGGTTGGAACGAAGCTTGGCCTGTGGGGAGATATTGGCGAGCAGCTTTGGTTGTCTTCTTCAATTACGGAGTTGATACAGGAACGGTCTGGAAGACATTGCCGTTCCATGAGCCGATCCGCTGGCGCCATATTTCATGGGGACGGCAGTCGCCTGACCGGGAGCTCAAAGAGTCATCACCTTGGGGATGGCTCTATTATCGGCGCGTGAAAACAGGAAAGGCCTTCTGGCGTCCGATGAATCGCACAGTTCGGCTCCACTTGAAGAGCCTTTGCCCCGACGAGCCAGATCCCGATGCCCCAGTCTTTCTCGGTGGCGGTACTCGTCCGAATATTCGATTCCGCCAACTCTGTAAGTTGGCCGGCATATCTCCAAAACGCGATATTGAATCCGGCGACGAGCGTCTCTGGGTTTTGAAAGACCTCAGAAAAACATGCGCGACCTACTATGACGAGCATGTGCCCGAATCATCGGTCGAGATCCTAGGGCACTCGGCAGGTGGAATTACCTACCGCCATTATGCACATCGAGCTCCACTGGCATTCCGGGCGATATTGGGCCTGCCGCAGCCGTCATCGTTCAAGACGCTCGCTCGGGGGTTCGAAGGACAATGCCCATGTTGCAGAAGAAAATTCGAGGAAGCGGATTCTTGA